A genomic region of Pseudoxanthomonas suwonensis contains the following coding sequences:
- a CDS encoding multidrug efflux RND transporter permease subunit, protein MNLSRPFILRPVATSLLMLALLLSGVFAYRLLPVAALPQVDYPIIQVLTLYPGASPSVTTSAVTAPLERRLGQIPGLNQMSSTSSGGASVITLQFSLGVDLGVAEQEVQAAINSASNFLPNDLPMPPVYRKVNPADTPILTLAVTSPTMALPEVYDLVDTRMAQRLSQLPGVGLVSLAGGQRPAVRIQVNPNALAAAGLGMDDIRRAIASANVNLPKGSFDGPTRATMLDANDQMRSAQEYRDLVLAWNDGAPLRLGDVASVEQGPENRHLAAWSGDTPAILVNIQRQPGANVIEVVDRIHELLPQLRASMPASVDVAVLSDRTESIRASIEGVQHELLLAIGLVVLVTFAFLRTIPATIIPSIAVPLSLVATFGVMLLAGYSLNNLTLMALTIATGFVVDDAIVMLENIARHLEEGETPMQAALKGARQIGFTLVSLTLSLIAVLIPLLFMGDVVGKLFHEFAITLAVAIGISLVVSLTLTPMLCARFLKAGHGHGEGDDGGKRGDIFDRVIAWYDRGLHWVLERQPLMLGLTVATLALTAVLYLLVPKGFFPVQDAGLIQGISEAPQSVSFEAMARRQQALAAAILEDPDVATLSSFIGVDGSNATLNSGRFLIELKPHAERDAGAPEIIERLKRRAAQVPGIDLYLQPVQELSIEDRVSRTQYQFALTTPDLAELGEWTAKLLQELRRQPSLADVASDLQDQGLQAWVDIDRDAAARLGVPVSAVADALYDAFGQRQVSTIFTHANQYRVVLEADPRFQLGPDAIGRIHVATADGGQTPLSGIATVGTRPTALQISHLGQFPAVTFSFNLAPGASLGEAVAAIEQARETIGMPPGVELRLQGAAQAFRNSLSSTLWLILAAVLVMYIVLGVLYESFIHPITILSTLPSATVGALAALLVTGRGLDLIAVIGIILLIGLVKKNAIMMIDFALEAERERGLDPRRAIHQAALLRFRPILMTTLAALFAAIPMMLASGSGAELRQPLGLVMVGGLLVSQVLTLFTTPVIYLFFDRFVRRGRAHAAEQGDQGDAAAA, encoded by the coding sequence ATGAACCTCTCGCGCCCGTTCATCCTGCGCCCGGTAGCGACTTCGCTGCTGATGCTGGCGCTGCTGCTGTCGGGCGTGTTCGCCTACCGCCTGCTGCCAGTGGCGGCGCTGCCGCAGGTCGACTACCCGATCATCCAGGTGCTGACGCTGTATCCCGGCGCCAGCCCGTCGGTGACCACCAGCGCGGTGACCGCGCCGCTGGAGCGGCGCCTGGGCCAGATCCCCGGCCTCAACCAGATGTCCTCGACCAGCTCCGGCGGGGCCTCGGTCATCACCCTGCAGTTCTCGCTGGGCGTGGACCTGGGCGTGGCCGAGCAGGAGGTGCAGGCGGCGATCAACTCGGCGTCCAACTTCCTGCCCAACGACCTGCCGATGCCGCCGGTGTACCGCAAGGTCAACCCGGCCGACACCCCGATCCTGACCCTGGCGGTGACCTCGCCGACCATGGCCCTGCCCGAGGTCTACGACCTGGTCGACACGCGCATGGCCCAGCGCCTGTCGCAGCTGCCGGGCGTGGGCCTGGTCAGCCTGGCCGGCGGGCAGCGCCCGGCGGTGCGGATCCAGGTCAACCCCAACGCGCTGGCCGCCGCCGGGCTGGGCATGGACGACATCCGCCGCGCGATCGCCTCGGCCAACGTCAACCTGCCCAAGGGCAGCTTCGACGGCCCGACCCGGGCGACCATGCTCGACGCCAACGACCAGATGCGCTCGGCGCAGGAATACCGCGACCTGGTCCTGGCCTGGAACGACGGCGCGCCGTTGCGCCTGGGCGACGTGGCCTCGGTCGAGCAGGGCCCGGAGAACCGCCACCTGGCCGCCTGGTCGGGCGACACCCCCGCGATCCTGGTCAACATCCAGCGCCAGCCCGGCGCCAACGTGATCGAGGTGGTGGACCGGATCCACGAACTGCTGCCGCAGCTGCGCGCCTCGATGCCGGCCTCGGTCGACGTGGCCGTGCTCAGCGACCGCACCGAATCGATCCGCGCCTCTATCGAGGGCGTGCAGCACGAGCTGCTGCTGGCGATCGGCCTGGTGGTGCTGGTGACCTTCGCGTTCCTGCGCACGATCCCGGCGACCATCATCCCGTCGATCGCCGTGCCGCTGTCGCTGGTAGCGACCTTCGGGGTGATGCTGCTGGCCGGCTACTCGCTCAACAACCTGACCCTGATGGCGCTGACCATCGCCACCGGCTTCGTGGTCGACGACGCGATCGTGATGCTGGAGAACATCGCCCGCCACCTGGAGGAAGGCGAGACGCCGATGCAGGCCGCGCTCAAGGGCGCGCGCCAGATCGGCTTCACCCTGGTCTCGCTGACCCTGTCGCTGATCGCGGTGCTGATCCCGCTGCTGTTCATGGGCGACGTGGTCGGCAAGCTGTTCCACGAGTTCGCGATCACCCTGGCGGTGGCGATCGGCATCTCGCTGGTGGTCTCGCTCACGCTCACGCCGATGCTGTGCGCGCGCTTCCTCAAGGCCGGCCACGGCCACGGCGAAGGCGACGACGGCGGCAAGCGCGGCGACATCTTCGACCGGGTCATCGCCTGGTACGACCGCGGCCTGCATTGGGTGCTGGAGCGGCAGCCGCTGATGCTCGGCCTGACCGTGGCCACCCTGGCGCTGACCGCGGTGCTGTACCTGCTGGTGCCCAAGGGCTTCTTCCCGGTGCAGGACGCCGGCCTGATCCAGGGCATCAGCGAGGCACCGCAGTCGGTCTCGTTCGAGGCGATGGCGCGGCGCCAGCAGGCGCTGGCCGCGGCGATCCTAGAGGACCCGGACGTGGCCACCCTGTCCTCGTTCATCGGCGTGGACGGCAGCAACGCCACCCTCAACAGCGGCCGCTTCCTGATCGAGCTCAAGCCGCATGCCGAGCGCGACGCCGGCGCGCCGGAGATCATCGAGCGGCTCAAGCGCCGCGCCGCGCAGGTCCCCGGCATCGACCTGTACCTGCAGCCGGTGCAGGAACTGAGCATCGAGGACCGGGTCAGCCGCACCCAGTACCAGTTCGCGCTGACCACGCCGGACCTGGCCGAGCTGGGCGAATGGACCGCCAAGCTGTTGCAGGAACTACGCCGCCAGCCATCGCTGGCCGACGTGGCCAGCGACCTGCAGGACCAGGGCCTGCAGGCCTGGGTGGACATCGACCGCGACGCGGCCGCGCGCCTGGGCGTGCCGGTGTCGGCGGTGGCCGACGCGCTGTACGACGCCTTCGGCCAGCGCCAGGTCTCGACCATCTTCACCCACGCCAACCAGTACCGGGTGGTGCTGGAGGCCGACCCGCGCTTCCAGCTCGGGCCCGACGCCATCGGCCGCATCCACGTGGCCACCGCAGATGGCGGGCAGACGCCGCTGTCGGGGATTGCCACTGTCGGCACCCGGCCGACCGCGCTGCAGATCAGCCACCTGGGCCAGTTCCCGGCGGTCACCTTCTCCTTCAACCTGGCCCCGGGCGCGTCGCTGGGCGAGGCGGTGGCGGCGATCGAACAGGCGCGCGAGACCATCGGCATGCCGCCTGGCGTCGAGCTGCGCCTGCAGGGCGCGGCGCAGGCGTTCCGCAACTCGCTGTCCAGCACGCTGTGGCTGATCCTGGCCGCGGTGCTGGTGATGTACATCGTGCTGGGCGTGCTCTACGAGAGCTTCATCCACCCGATCACCATCCTTTCCACCCTGCCCTCGGCCACGGTCGGCGCGCTGGCCGCGCTGCTGGTCACCGGCCGCGGCCTGGACCTGATCGCGGTGATCGGCATCATCCTGCTGATCGGCCTGGTCAAGAAGAACGCGATCATGATGATCGACTTCGCGCTGGAGGCCGAGCGCGAGCGCGGCCTGGACCCGCGCCGGGCGATCCACCAGGCCGCGCTGCTGCGCTTCCGGCCGATCCTGATGACCACCCTGGCAGCGCTGTTCGCGGCGATCCCGATGATGCTGGCCAGCGGCTCGGGCGCCGAGCTGCGCCAGCCGCTGGGCCTGGTGATGGTCGGCGGCCTGCTGGTGAGCCAGGTGCTGACCCTGTTCACCACGCCGGTGATCTACCTGTTCTTCGACCGCTTCGTGCGCCGCGGGCGCGCGCACGCGGCAGAGCAAGGCGATCAAGGCGATGCAGCGGCAGCCTGA
- a CDS encoding MdtA/MuxA family multidrug efflux RND transporter periplasmic adaptor subunit, whose protein sequence is MKKPLPRPLKILLTLGLLLALVLLWRSCGGDGEAQQGPGGGRWGNGERPPTPVRVVAAERGPLDVELKALGTVTPLRTVTVRSRVEGELQRVAFEEGQQVRAGQLLAEIDPARFRVQAAQAAGRQKQNLAELENTRIQLQRYRDLAGGKYVSAQDVANLEAQVRQFEGRREIDQAAVDEATLQLDYTRITAPIDGRVGLRSVDVGNLVRTGDEGGIATLTQTRPISVVFALPETALAAVNAAVRGGDALAVQAWDRNERQPLATGTLSSLDNRIDTQTGTVRLRALFDNDDESLFPNQSVNVRLRLGSEDVVSIPDAAVQFGSQGTYVYVVTDEDTASVRQVRLGPGHEGRVAVLDGLAAGERVVLEGLDRLREGGKVEVIEDDTPAAAAAEAAADTAQAR, encoded by the coding sequence ATGAAAAAGCCCTTGCCGCGCCCGCTGAAGATCCTGCTCACCCTGGGGCTGCTGCTGGCCCTGGTCCTGCTGTGGCGGTCCTGCGGCGGGGACGGGGAAGCGCAGCAAGGCCCCGGCGGCGGCCGCTGGGGCAATGGCGAACGCCCGCCCACGCCGGTGCGCGTGGTCGCCGCCGAGCGCGGCCCGCTGGACGTGGAACTGAAGGCACTGGGCACGGTCACGCCGCTGCGCACGGTGACAGTTCGCTCGCGGGTGGAAGGCGAGCTGCAGCGGGTGGCCTTCGAGGAAGGCCAGCAAGTCCGCGCCGGCCAGCTGCTGGCGGAGATCGACCCGGCCCGGTTCCGGGTACAGGCGGCCCAGGCCGCGGGCCGGCAGAAGCAGAACCTGGCCGAGCTGGAGAACACCCGGATCCAGCTGCAGCGCTACCGCGACCTGGCCGGCGGCAAGTACGTCTCCGCGCAGGACGTGGCCAACCTGGAGGCTCAGGTGCGCCAGTTCGAGGGCCGGCGCGAGATCGACCAGGCCGCGGTCGACGAGGCCACGCTGCAACTGGATTACACCCGCATCACCGCGCCGATCGACGGCAGGGTCGGCCTGCGCAGCGTCGACGTCGGCAACCTGGTGCGCACCGGCGACGAGGGCGGCATCGCCACCCTGACCCAGACCCGCCCGATCAGCGTGGTGTTCGCGCTGCCCGAGACCGCGCTGGCCGCGGTCAACGCCGCCGTGCGCGGCGGCGACGCGCTGGCGGTGCAGGCCTGGGACCGCAACGAGCGCCAGCCGCTGGCCACCGGCACCCTGTCCAGCCTGGACAACCGCATCGACACCCAGACCGGCACCGTGCGCCTGCGCGCGCTGTTCGACAACGACGACGAATCGCTGTTCCCGAACCAGTCGGTCAACGTGCGCCTGCGCCTGGGCAGCGAGGACGTGGTCTCCATCCCCGATGCGGCGGTGCAGTTCGGCAGCCAGGGCACCTACGTGTACGTGGTGACCGACGAGGACACCGCGAGCGTGCGCCAGGTCCGGCTGGGCCCCGGCCACGAGGGCCGGGTGGCGGTGCTCGACGGTCTGGCCGCTGGCGAGCGCGTGGTCCTGGAGGGCCTGGACCGGCTGCGCGAGGGTGGCAAGGTCGAGGTGATCGAGGACGATACGCCGGCCGCTGCCGCGGCCGAAGCGGCCGCCGATACGGCGCAGGCCCGATGA
- the rpsP gene encoding 30S ribosomal protein S16, producing MVKIRLTRGGAKKRPFYHIIVTDSRSARDGRNIERVGYYNPVASGNDQRIVLDIARVDHWVGHGAQLTEKVRSLYKEATKAQAAAA from the coding sequence ATGGTCAAGATCCGTCTTACCCGCGGCGGCGCGAAGAAGCGTCCGTTCTACCACATCATCGTCACCGACTCGCGCAGCGCCCGCGACGGCCGCAACATCGAGCGCGTCGGCTACTACAACCCGGTCGCCTCCGGCAACGATCAGCGCATCGTGCTGGACATCGCCCGCGTCGACCACTGGGTCGGCCACGGCGCGCAGCTGACCGAGAAGGTCCGCAGCCTGTACAAGGAAGCGACCAAGGCCCAGGCGGCCGCCGCCTGA
- the rimM gene encoding ribosome maturation factor RimM (Essential for efficient processing of 16S rRNA): MNDAGRPTPPQKLILLGRVTGAFGVRGDVKIESWTEPRAQIFRYQPWIVRSADGGERELRGARGRDTGKHLVATLPGTDDRDAAEALRGTEILVPREALPPPAPGEYYWIDLEGLRVLTVEGVELGTVSHLLSTGANDVMVVRGERERMLPFVQPDYVKAVDFEAGTITVDWDPEF; encoded by the coding sequence ATGAACGACGCAGGGCGTCCCACTCCACCGCAGAAGCTGATTCTGCTGGGCCGGGTGACGGGCGCGTTCGGCGTGCGCGGCGACGTCAAGATCGAGTCCTGGACCGAGCCGCGCGCGCAGATCTTCCGCTACCAGCCGTGGATCGTGCGTTCCGCCGACGGCGGCGAGCGTGAGCTGCGCGGCGCCCGCGGCCGCGACACCGGCAAGCACCTGGTCGCGACCTTGCCGGGCACGGACGACCGCGACGCGGCCGAAGCCCTGCGCGGCACCGAGATCCTGGTGCCGCGCGAGGCGCTGCCGCCGCCGGCGCCGGGCGAGTACTACTGGATCGACCTGGAGGGCCTGCGCGTGCTCACCGTCGAGGGCGTGGAACTCGGCACGGTCTCGCACCTGCTGTCCACCGGCGCCAACGACGTGATGGTCGTGCGCGGCGAGCGCGAGCGCATGCTGCCGTTCGTCCAGCCCGACTACGTCAAGGCGGTGGACTTCGAGGCCGGCACGATCACGGTCGACTGGGACCCCGAGTTCTAG
- the trmD gene encoding tRNA (guanosine(37)-N1)-methyltransferase TrmD, with the protein MRIDIVSLFPEFVEQCAGFGVTGRARERGLLDLHGWNPRDWAEGNYRKVDDRTFGGGPGMVMLVEPLRRCLAALRQADPLPPRVVYLSPQGRPLDQARVRELAALPRLALLCGRYEGVDERLVQAEVDEEISIGDYVLSGGELAAAVVVDAVARLQEGALNDAGSASQDSFEDGLLDCPHYSHPVEHAYGTVPEVLRSGNHAAIARWRRQQALGRTWQRRPDLLAGRVLSKADQALLDEWRREQGRDAPGDAV; encoded by the coding sequence ATGCGCATCGACATCGTCAGCCTGTTCCCCGAGTTCGTCGAGCAGTGCGCCGGCTTCGGCGTGACCGGTCGCGCCCGCGAGCGCGGCCTGCTCGACCTGCACGGCTGGAACCCGCGCGACTGGGCCGAGGGCAACTACCGCAAGGTCGACGATCGCACCTTCGGTGGCGGCCCGGGCATGGTCATGCTGGTCGAGCCGCTGCGCCGCTGCCTGGCGGCGCTGCGCCAGGCCGACCCGCTGCCGCCGCGGGTGGTCTACCTCAGCCCGCAGGGCCGGCCGCTGGACCAGGCCAGGGTCCGCGAGCTGGCCGCGCTGCCGCGGCTGGCGCTGCTGTGCGGGCGCTACGAGGGCGTGGATGAGCGGCTGGTCCAGGCCGAGGTCGACGAGGAAATCTCGATCGGCGACTACGTACTGTCCGGCGGCGAGCTGGCCGCGGCGGTGGTCGTGGACGCGGTGGCCAGGTTGCAGGAGGGCGCCCTGAACGACGCCGGCTCGGCCAGCCAGGACAGCTTCGAGGACGGCCTGCTGGACTGCCCGCACTACAGCCACCCGGTCGAGCACGCCTACGGCACCGTCCCGGAGGTGCTGCGCTCGGGCAACCACGCCGCCATCGCCCGCTGGCGCCGGCAGCAGGCGCTGGGCCGGACCTGGCAGCGGCGCCCGGACCTGCTGGCCGGGCGGGTCCTGTCCAAGGCCGACCAGGCCCTGCTGGACGAATGGCGCCGGGAGCAGGGTCGGGATGCGCCCGGGGACGCCGTGTAG
- the rplS gene encoding 50S ribosomal protein L19, with the protein MSKLNKSIVAEFESAQITRELPKFSQGDTVVVNVKVKEGNRERVQAYEGVVIAIKNAGLNSSFTVRKISHGYGVERVFQTHSATIDSVDVKRRGKVRAGKLYYLRGLEGKAARIKEDLAAVAKAKAEKAAG; encoded by the coding sequence ATGAGCAAGCTGAACAAGTCCATCGTCGCGGAATTCGAGTCCGCCCAGATCACCCGCGAACTGCCGAAGTTCAGCCAGGGCGACACCGTCGTGGTGAACGTCAAGGTCAAGGAAGGCAACCGCGAGCGCGTGCAGGCCTACGAGGGCGTGGTCATCGCGATCAAGAACGCCGGCCTGAACTCCTCGTTCACCGTGCGCAAGATCTCGCACGGCTACGGCGTCGAGCGCGTGTTCCAGACCCACAGCGCCACCATCGACTCGGTCGACGTGAAGCGCCGCGGCAAGGTCCGCGCCGGCAAGCTGTACTACCTGCGTGGCCTGGAAGGCAAGGCCGCCCGCATCAAGGAAGACCTGGCCGCCGTGGCCAAGGCCAAGGCCGAGAAGGCCGCCGGCTGA
- a CDS encoding RNA-binding S4 domain-containing protein has protein sequence MHSAPPPEDVRLDVWLWAARFFRTRSLAKQAVETGKVDVAGQRAKASRAIRVGDALQVVRGEETFELVVRGLSEVRGPAPVAQALYEESEASKARREQQRLQRAAMRDGYRAPEHKPDKRARRLIRALGDIDAL, from the coding sequence ATGCATTCCGCCCCGCCGCCGGAAGACGTGCGACTCGACGTCTGGCTCTGGGCCGCACGCTTCTTCAGGACCCGCAGCCTGGCCAAGCAGGCGGTGGAGACGGGCAAGGTCGACGTCGCCGGCCAGCGCGCGAAGGCTTCGCGCGCCATCCGGGTGGGCGACGCGCTGCAGGTGGTCCGCGGCGAGGAGACCTTCGAGCTGGTCGTGCGCGGGCTGAGCGAGGTCCGCGGCCCGGCGCCGGTGGCGCAGGCGCTGTACGAGGAAAGCGAGGCGTCGAAGGCGCGCCGCGAGCAGCAGCGGCTGCAGCGCGCGGCCATGCGCGACGGCTACCGGGCGCCGGAGCACAAGCCGGACAAGCGCGCGCGGCGCTTGATCCGGGCGCTGGGGGATATCGACGCGCTCTAG
- a CDS encoding DUF937 domain-containing protein → MNQPLLTQELFAQLQGAPLQQLSRQLGTDPAQTGQAVAAALPLLLGALGRNAAQPQGAEALFGALRRDHGGGMDIGSVLGAVLGGSASRQTDGAAILGHILGGGQPRAAQGLGQATGLGSGQSAQLLALLAPIVLSFLANRSARQGLDAGGLGQLLGQERAQVRQQAGGGVLDALLDQDGDGDVDASDLLSLGAGLFGGRR, encoded by the coding sequence ATGAACCAGCCCCTGCTGACCCAGGAACTGTTCGCCCAGCTGCAGGGCGCCCCATTGCAGCAGCTGTCCCGCCAGCTCGGCACCGATCCGGCGCAGACCGGACAGGCAGTCGCCGCCGCGCTGCCGTTGCTGCTCGGCGCGCTCGGACGCAATGCCGCGCAACCGCAAGGCGCCGAAGCGCTGTTCGGCGCATTGCGGCGCGACCACGGCGGCGGCATGGACATCGGCAGCGTGCTCGGCGCGGTGCTCGGCGGCAGCGCCTCGCGGCAGACCGACGGCGCGGCCATCCTCGGCCACATCCTCGGCGGCGGCCAGCCGCGCGCGGCGCAGGGCCTGGGCCAGGCCACCGGGCTGGGCAGCGGCCAGTCCGCGCAGCTGCTGGCCCTGCTCGCACCGATCGTGCTGTCGTTCCTCGCCAACCGCAGCGCGCGCCAGGGCCTGGATGCCGGCGGCCTCGGCCAGCTGCTCGGCCAGGAACGCGCGCAAGTCAGGCAGCAGGCCGGCGGCGGCGTGCTCGATGCCCTGCTCGACCAGGACGGCGACGGCGATGTGGACGCCAGCGACCTGCTGAGCCTGGGCGCAGGGCTGTTCGGCGGTCGCCGCTAA
- the katG gene encoding catalase/peroxidase HPI: MSNEKKCPINHAAAGGGTGNRDWWPNQLRLDLLNQHSSRSNPLGEDFDYAEAFKKLDYHELKKDLRALMTDSQDWWPADFGHYGGLMIRMAWHSAGTYRIGDGRGGGGRGQQRFAPLNSWPDNVSLDKARRLLWPVKQKYGQQISWADLMILAGNVALETMGFRTFGFAGGREDVWEPDLDVYWGRETTWLGGDVRYAHGSEGVEKPADEGVLVSDDDADGKVHSRNLENPLAAVQMGLIYVNPEGPDGNPDPLLAAKDIRDTFGRMAMDDEETVALIAGGHSFGKTHGAGPADNVGVEPEADELEAQGFGWHNKFGSGKGGDTITSGIEVTWTQTPALWSNKFFENLFGFEWELEKSPAGAHQWVAKNAPEDIPDAHDPSKKHRPKMLTTDLSLRFDPIYGPISKRFLENPQAFADAFARAWFKLTHRDMGPRARYLGPEVPKEELIWQDPLPAVDHPLVDAADIDALKKKIADSGLSVAELVSTAWASASTFRGGDKRGGANGARISLAPQKDWAVNQPEQLAKTLKALERIQLEFNLDAPGGRKISLADLIVLAGGVGVEQAAKAAGVELVVPFSPGRTDARQDQTDVESFAVLEPFADGFRNYLKADSAVPAEHLLVDRAQLLTLTAPETTVLVGGLRVLGANHGGSQQGVFTDRPGTLSNDFFRNLLDMGTEWKATGRNSYEGSDRRTGQLKWTASRVDLAFGSNSVLRALAEVYASEDGKEKFVKDFAAAWHKVMELDRFDLR, encoded by the coding sequence ATGTCGAACGAAAAGAAGTGCCCGATCAACCACGCCGCCGCCGGTGGCGGCACCGGCAACCGCGACTGGTGGCCCAACCAGCTGCGCCTGGACCTGCTCAACCAGCATTCCTCACGCTCCAACCCGCTGGGCGAGGACTTCGACTACGCCGAGGCATTCAAGAAGCTCGACTACCACGAGCTGAAGAAGGACCTGCGCGCGCTGATGACCGATTCGCAGGACTGGTGGCCGGCCGACTTCGGCCACTACGGCGGCCTGATGATCCGCATGGCCTGGCACAGCGCCGGCACCTACCGCATCGGCGACGGCCGCGGCGGCGGCGGCCGCGGCCAGCAGCGCTTCGCCCCGCTCAACAGCTGGCCGGACAACGTCAGCCTGGACAAGGCGCGGCGCCTGCTGTGGCCGGTCAAGCAGAAGTACGGCCAGCAGATCTCCTGGGCCGACCTGATGATCCTGGCCGGCAACGTCGCCCTGGAGACGATGGGCTTCCGCACCTTCGGCTTCGCCGGCGGCCGCGAGGACGTCTGGGAACCGGACCTGGACGTGTACTGGGGCCGCGAGACCACCTGGCTGGGCGGCGACGTGCGCTATGCGCACGGCTCGGAAGGCGTGGAGAAGCCGGCCGACGAGGGCGTGCTCGTCTCCGACGACGATGCCGACGGCAAGGTGCATTCGCGCAACCTGGAGAACCCGCTGGCCGCGGTGCAGATGGGCCTGATCTACGTGAACCCGGAAGGCCCGGACGGCAATCCCGACCCGCTGCTGGCCGCCAAGGACATCCGCGACACCTTCGGCCGCATGGCCATGGACGACGAGGAAACCGTCGCCCTGATCGCCGGCGGCCACAGCTTCGGCAAGACCCACGGCGCCGGCCCGGCCGACAACGTCGGCGTCGAGCCGGAAGCGGACGAACTCGAAGCGCAGGGCTTCGGCTGGCACAACAAGTTCGGCAGCGGCAAGGGCGGCGACACCATTACCTCGGGCATCGAGGTCACCTGGACCCAGACCCCGGCGCTGTGGAGCAACAAATTCTTCGAGAACCTGTTCGGCTTCGAATGGGAACTGGAGAAGTCGCCGGCCGGCGCGCACCAGTGGGTGGCCAAGAACGCCCCCGAAGACATCCCCGACGCCCACGATCCATCGAAGAAGCATCGCCCGAAGATGCTCACCACCGACCTGTCGCTGCGCTTCGACCCGATCTACGGGCCGATCTCCAAGCGCTTCCTGGAAAACCCGCAGGCCTTCGCCGACGCCTTCGCCCGCGCCTGGTTCAAGCTGACCCACCGCGACATGGGCCCGCGCGCGCGCTACCTCGGCCCGGAAGTGCCGAAGGAAGAGCTGATCTGGCAGGACCCGTTGCCTGCCGTCGACCATCCGCTGGTCGATGCGGCCGACATCGACGCACTGAAGAAGAAGATCGCCGACTCGGGCCTGTCGGTGGCCGAACTGGTGTCGACCGCCTGGGCCTCGGCCTCGACCTTCCGCGGCGGCGACAAGCGCGGCGGCGCCAACGGTGCACGCATCAGCCTGGCCCCGCAGAAGGACTGGGCGGTCAACCAGCCCGAGCAGTTGGCGAAGACGCTCAAGGCGCTGGAGCGCATCCAGCTGGAGTTCAACCTGGACGCGCCCGGCGGCAGGAAGATCTCGCTGGCCGACCTGATCGTGCTGGCCGGCGGCGTGGGCGTGGAGCAGGCGGCCAAGGCCGCGGGCGTCGAGCTCGTCGTGCCGTTCTCGCCGGGCCGCACCGATGCGCGCCAAGACCAGACCGACGTGGAGTCGTTCGCGGTGCTGGAGCCGTTCGCCGACGGTTTCCGCAACTACCTCAAGGCCGACTCGGCGGTGCCGGCCGAGCACCTGCTGGTGGACCGCGCGCAGCTGCTGACCCTGACCGCGCCGGAGACGACGGTACTGGTCGGCGGCCTGCGCGTGCTCGGCGCCAACCACGGCGGCAGCCAGCAGGGCGTGTTCACCGACCGGCCCGGCACGCTCAGCAACGACTTCTTCCGCAACCTGCTGGACATGGGCACGGAGTGGAAAGCGACCGGCCGCAACAGCTACGAGGGCAGCGACCGCAGGACCGGGCAGCTGAAGTGGACCGCCAGCCGCGTCGACCTGGCGTTCGGCTCCAACTCGGTGCTGCGCGCGCTGGCCGAGGTCTACGCCAGCGAGGACGGCAAGGAGAAGTTCGTGAAGGACTTCGCCGCGGCCTGGCACAAGGTGATGGAGCTGGACCGCTTCGACCTGCGCTGA
- a CDS encoding cytochrome-c peroxidase, which yields MKLRTSVLACAVALATSASLAQAPTAAAPDAAELRGVAQALFAPVPTAVAEVRGEAITAEQVELGKWLFFDPRLSRSHVISCNTCHNVATGGADNVPTSIGHGWQKGPRNSPTVLNAVFNIAQFWDGRAADLKEQAKGPVQASVEMNNTPDRVEATLRSMPAYVAAFGRAFPRERDPVNFENMARALEAFETTLTTPDSRFDRFLAGADSLDAEELRGLSLFVEKGCIACHAGVNLGGQAYYPFGVVERPGADVLPPGDKGRFAVTQTASDEYVFRAAPLRNVALTAPYFHSGQVWDLRQAVAIMGSAQLGHELNAAEVESITRFLHTLTGNQPRVANPVLPASTAATPRPE from the coding sequence ATGAAGCTCCGCACGTCCGTCCTGGCCTGCGCCGTCGCGCTGGCCACTTCCGCCTCGCTCGCCCAGGCGCCCACCGCCGCCGCGCCCGATGCGGCCGAACTGCGCGGCGTGGCCCAGGCGCTGTTCGCGCCGGTGCCCACCGCGGTGGCCGAGGTACGCGGCGAGGCGATCACCGCCGAGCAGGTCGAACTGGGCAAGTGGCTATTCTTCGATCCGCGCCTGTCGCGCAGCCACGTGATCAGCTGCAACACCTGCCACAACGTCGCCACCGGCGGCGCCGACAACGTGCCGACCTCGATCGGCCACGGCTGGCAGAAGGGCCCGCGCAACTCACCGACCGTGCTCAACGCGGTGTTCAACATCGCCCAGTTCTGGGACGGCCGCGCCGCCGACCTGAAAGAACAGGCCAAGGGGCCGGTGCAGGCCAGCGTGGAGATGAACAACACGCCCGACCGGGTCGAGGCGACGCTGCGCAGCATGCCCGCCTACGTCGCTGCGTTCGGCCGCGCGTTCCCGCGCGAGCGCGACCCGGTGAACTTCGAGAACATGGCCCGCGCACTGGAGGCGTTCGAGACCACCCTGACCACGCCGGACTCGCGCTTCGACCGCTTCCTGGCCGGCGCCGACAGCCTGGACGCCGAGGAGCTGCGCGGCCTGTCGCTGTTCGTGGAGAAGGGCTGCATCGCCTGCCACGCCGGGGTCAATCTGGGCGGCCAGGCCTACTACCCGTTCGGCGTGGTCGAGCGCCCCGGCGCCGACGTGCTGCCGCCGGGCGACAAGGGTCGCTTCGCGGTCACCCAGACCGCCAGCGACGAATACGTGTTCCGCGCAGCGCCGCTGCGCAACGTGGCCCTGACCGCGCCCTACTTCCACAGTGGCCAGGTATGGGACCTGCGCCAGGCGGTGGCGATCATGGGCAGCGCCCAGCTCGGCCATGAGTTGAACGCGGCCGAGGTCGAATCGATCACGCGCTTCCTGCATACCCTGACGGGCAACCAGCCGCGGGTGGCCAACCCGGTACTGCCGGCGAGCACGGCGGCGACGCCGCGACCGGAATGA